One Geitlerinema sp. PCC 9228 genomic window, CAAGCCAACAAGGTAGAATCCCAGCGCATTTCGCGCATTTGTGCCCACCAGGAACGATTTTCTCGTGTAGAGGCTAGCAGTTCGGTAGCGATCGCTTGGGTTTTTTCTTCGTAAGTATTTTTCGATAGTTGGACAACCACAGTGATTCTCCTAAAATCGTTGGATAAGGAAATAAAAAAAGGCCAGCGTGTAATTGCTTGGGAGCTTCAATTCGACCCGAAAAGATAAAACTGGAATTGCATTGGGAGTGCGTTTTGGCCACGCTCACCGCCAATTGAGCAATAGAAAGATTCTATTTCCGTTTTGGCACGAAAACGAAAAAATAGCCACCAAACAGCGACTGCCAGCAGGCTCGGAGACTCCAATCATTCAGTGTTGAAGTTTTTAGGACCGCTTTCCGATCGATTTGATACAAAAGAGAAAAAATTTTCTACATCCGGGATCGCCCCTGTGCCACCATCGCCTCGCCCAACTGCCAAAAACTCTCACTATCCCCCCCCACATCTCGGTTCGGGGCAGCCGAGCTAAAATGGAAATAGCCTTGCTAACTTAAAATAAATGTTCCCGATCCAGCCATCCAGCCACAGCCAACCAGGCACTTGGCGCGCCCCACAAGCACGCCCTGACTTGCAACGTCCATTTCGTTGTATTCTTTCCCAGTCAAGGCTTGGTCAAATTTCCGAATTTAGAGTATAAAGAGAAAACAAAGGACCCATCCCTGCTACCAACGTACAGGGGGAAACCCCCGTAGAGCGTTTCCACCTCTTCCTGTTGAAAACCTAGATGGCATGATAGCTGCTCGTGAAGTGTACCCCCAATCCGAAGCTCTGCTGCAACTATTGCTATTCGTGGATAAGCGCCCCAGTTCGCGGGAGCATATCCAACGGATCCGGCACCACTTGCAAGAACTGCACAGCAACTATACATTCGATTTGCGCGTTGTCGACGTAGGAGAATCACCTTACCTAGCCGAACATTTCAAACTCGTCGCCACTCCTTCCCTAGTCAAAATCCATCCAGAACCCAGACAAACGCTAGCGGGAACCAACTTAGTAGAACAGCTAGACCGTTGGTGGCCCAAATGGCAGCAAGCGGTGGAAGTCTACAAATCCCAGTGCGAACTCAATCCCTCGCGAGGTCAAGCCGGTCAAAGTGAATGTACGAACCTCTCGCCCTCGCAAAACCTCTCGGTCATGCATTCGGCGGAAATCATGCGCATGTCAGACGAAATTTTCCGTTTGAAGCAAGAAAAAGCAGAACTGCAGCAGCAGTTGCAATTAAAAGAACGCTTAATTGCCATGCTGGCACACGACCTGCGCAATCCCCTCACCGCCATTTCCATCGCTTTAGAAACCCTCCAAACCCATCTGGGATCGGGGGAAGAACCCCCTGCCAACTTCAAACCTTCCCTAGTCGCCCAACTAGTCAAGCATGCGCGTACCCAAACCAAAAACATCGAACGCATGATTTCCGACTTGCTGCAAACCGCTCGCAACGCCGAGCAACCATTTCAACTGCAGCGGCAAAAATGCAATCTCAAGCAGCTGTGCGAAGAGGTGATTGAATATTTCCAAGAACGCTGTGCTTCCAAATCCCAATACCTGCAAGCGGACTTGCCCAACGATTTGCCCCTGGTCAAGGCCGATCCCGAACGGGTACGCCAAGTGCTGACCAACTTAATCGACAACGCCATTAAATACACCCCGGAAAATGGGGTCATTCAGGTGGCTGCCCTGCACCGCACCACCCGCAACGTTCAAATTAGCGTTTGCGACAATGGATTTGGTATTCCGCCAGAAAACCAAAAGCATATTTTTGAAGATCGTTTTCGCCTGCAACGGGACCAAGAAGCGGAAGGCTACGGCATTGGCTTGTCGCTGTGCCAGCGATTGATTCGCGCCCACTACGGGGAAATTTGGGTAGATTCGGTTCCCAACCAGGGCAGTTGTTTTCACTTTACCTTGCCGGTTTATGGCATTTAACGGCTAAGGCAGCAACCCCTTAGGATCGGCAGTGTCTATCAAGATTTGTTCGATTTGCTGGGGCGTCAAGCTGGGGTTGGCTTCCCGCAGCAAAGCCACCACCCCACCCACATAGGACATAGCCATGGAAGTACCGCTCAACCCCACGTATTGGTTGTTGGGCAAGCTAAAGGTAGAAGTACTGGCGGGTACGGTGGAAGCGACGGCTTCCCCAGGAGCAACAAAGAAGGGATAGCCACCCAGGGTGGCACCGGCGGGATTGGAAAAATCAATGACTTCCTGCTTTTCGTTTACGGCACCCACAGCAATGCCCAAATCTAAGGCAGCGTATCTGGCGGGAAAACCGGGAAAACTGGTTTCTTCCCCTTGGCCGTCGTTGCCGGTGGGCATAATGGCAGGAATGCCGGCTTTCCTCGCTTCGGTGAGGGCTTTTTGGGTTTTTGGTAGTTCGTTGAAGGGCTGGCCAATGGGAATGTTAATCACATCGGCACCATTGGCGATCGCATAGCGAATGCCTGCTGCTAACCTACTATCAGAACTTCCATCTTCTCCAAAAACCCGCACTGGCATAATTTGGGCGTTGTAGGCGACACCGGTTACCTCCCATTCGTTGCCGCTCAAGTCCGTATCGATGCCATTGCGGCCGGCTGCCACCGTACCGGCCATGTGGGTGCCGTGACCGTTTTCATCCCGCGGGTCCCGATCTCCATCCACAAAATC contains:
- a CDS encoding histidine kinase, producing the protein MIAAREVYPQSEALLQLLLFVDKRPSSREHIQRIRHHLQELHSNYTFDLRVVDVGESPYLAEHFKLVATPSLVKIHPEPRQTLAGTNLVEQLDRWWPKWQQAVEVYKSQCELNPSRGQAGQSECTNLSPSQNLSVMHSAEIMRMSDEIFRLKQEKAELQQQLQLKERLIAMLAHDLRNPLTAISIALETLQTHLGSGEEPPANFKPSLVAQLVKHARTQTKNIERMISDLLQTARNAEQPFQLQRQKCNLKQLCEEVIEYFQERCASKSQYLQADLPNDLPLVKADPERVRQVLTNLIDNAIKYTPENGVIQVAALHRTTRNVQISVCDNGFGIPPENQKHIFEDRFRLQRDQEAEGYGIGLSLCQRLIRAHYGEIWVDSVPNQGSCFHFTLPVYGI